A window of Toxotes jaculatrix isolate fToxJac2 chromosome 11, fToxJac2.pri, whole genome shotgun sequence genomic DNA:
TGTAGAATGCATTTATAGTTCCTAGATTGACGTGACTACATCAGGCCAAAATCCTATATTATAAACAATTGTTCCCCCCTCGCTCAGGTAAAACAGGCGTCCGTGATGTCCACCTGGAGCTGAGGAACCTGACCATGTGCGGCAGGACGGGGAACCTGCACTTTATCCGCTTCCCAACACAGGCCATGCCCCGTTTTATCCAGATGGGACACGACAAGAACTTCTCCAGCCTGCACACAACACTCTGCGCCACCGGAGGCGGGGCCTACAAGTTCGAGAACGACTTCCGAACGGTGAGTGTACAGTCAGGGAAGCTTCTGATTAGTGTTGAACATGACAGTTCctgtttctcaaatgtgagaatttgatGCCTTTAAATTATACTTATTTGAATATCTTTGAATTTTGAACTGTTAGTAGGACAAAACAAGGGTTTTCTGTCTGACTCAATGATTTTGCAGCTGATTGAGGTTATCCACAGATTTCTGCATTTCTCTGCTGAAGTGAGTGCATTTGACGCCCGCCTGTCTCAGGGCCAGTTTATCTGGGTTTACTGACCCTGACTGCAGTGCAGTAGCATCAGTGAGCTCTCTGGCCTCTGCAGCATGAATTGAGCTAAACTTAGCTCAATTCTAACCTAAAGACTTTGTGTACACTTGAGTCTTAGAGtactttaaaaatgattttcgCTTCATAAATTCATTGATGCATCCAAGGAATGTGATAGTCTATTAGTTTGATTGTGTTTAGCAGCTGAACTAGTTTCCTCTCAATTTTTGAACCCGCCTTCATTTCCGCTGCAGATGGCCGACCTGGAGCTGCTGAAGCTGGACGAGCTGGACTGCCTGATCCGTGGCCTACTCTATGTTGACCGGGTGGGCTTCAACGGACACTCAGAATGCTACTACTTTCAGAACCCGTCAGACACCCAGAGCTGCGTGAAGAAACCCTGCACCCTGGACAACCCCTTCCCTATGCTGCTGGTCAACATTGGCTCTGGGGTCTCCATACTGGCTGTGTACTCGGAGAACAACTACAAACGGGTGACTGGGACCAGGTGAGGAGGATAGACAcctatgtacacatacacacagacacactcaacAGGCCagcaacagagacacaggggAAGTAAAGAGTGTGAGTGGAAGCAGCCTTTCCACAGATATATTTTACAGAATGTTGTTAGTTGGGCCCAAGTGAGTTGAAAACTCAGAAACAAGAAATAAAGCTTGGGCTAAAGTCCACCTGAAGCCCTAAATCAATGAGTTTTGATCATTAAGTTGTTTTGCAAGTGAATATGTGCAAAAGGTGAAGGTTAAAAGCTAAATGCTTTTTATAGCTTTAGTAGCTGCTGGGTACGACAGAATCAGTTGTTTGAATTCCAATCATCCTTTGTCTGTtatcactttgtgtgtgtaccttaGTGCTGATGTAATAGTAGAGATTGATTGTGATTATGATagtgaacacacagaaaacactccTGATAATGAGAAAAGCTGAGTTCTTTTAACACTTGAACCGGCCTTCTGGTTATTTGCCAAATTTGAGTTCACCCATTGAACAATACGTTCTGTTCAGTCAgccattctgtgtgtgtgtgtgggtgtgggtgtgcgCGCGCAGTCTGTCACACTGTTccaggaagagaaaaacatggGCAAATGAAACTTACATGTAGTGGGTGTGAGTAGTGAGGTCAAGGCAAGGTgccggggtgtgtgtgtgtgaatgtgtgtgggtgtgtgtgaatgtgtgtgtgtgtgtgtgtgtgtgtgggtgtgtgtgttcatgtatagATGTGGTCAGAAGTGTTTGTACCCTTACACCTCACTGTGTTCTTCCCAAAAAGGTGTTGAAATTAAAAACTCTTTTGTTGAacatagaataaaacaaagaagctTTGGGCAGAGCTGAATTCTTGCTTATTCTAGAAAGATCTTCTAAAATGGCCTGGACAAAATGATTGGTTGCCTTTAGGAGTGGTGATAAATAAGTGGACTCGCAGGCTAAGATTAAGACATCTAAGTTCACTTCCCTGGACGTGGGACGCAAGCGGAAAATTGATCCTATATTGAATAGAAGGATAGTTCAAATGGTGGAAAAGGTACAACAGTCGcaccaggaaaaataaaaacctgactGAAGCGTTCATGTAAAAGAACAACCATCCCCACTGTGAAACATGGACATGGCTCACTTATTTTACTTGAGCTTTGCTGCTTTTGGCACAGGGTGCCTTAAATCTCTGCACATTGAAATCAGAAAATTATCAAGGCGGCCAAAAATAGATGAGTAGAAAACTGGAACCGTTCTGAAGTGGCCTGCTATGAGTCCTGATCTTAATCCAGTTGAACATCTATGGACAGAGCTAAAACTCACAGTTGGGAAAAGGCACCCATCAAACCTGAAAGAACTGGAGGAGTTTGCTCAAGAAGAGTGAGCCAGACTACCAGTTGAGAAGTGTAGAAATCTCACTAAGAGCTTCAAAAAGCACTTGATTGCAGTGATtgccttaaaataaaataaaataaaataaaattatgaggTTAAAGAGTTGGTGAAacagttgttttgttattttaaataatatattacatcaaaaaccaaagctatgttctgttctgttaaaTATGGAAtagaaaaatgtgctttttctaAGTAGAAAGGCACCAACACTGTCATGCTGTCAGTACAGCGCCTGTCATTTATTACTTCCTTGTTCTGTAAAATACAAGTGTGTCTCATTGTGGCTGCTCACCatgaagtctgtgtgtgtgtgtgtgtgtgtgtgtgtgtgtgagtgtgtgtgttagcgcACCTATCTTTTCAAACCTAATTtcctgaaaaaaagagaaaatatttttttatattcgGGCCAGTATGGTAACATGGTGCAAAAGTTTTGGTTTTAGTATCTCAAAACAGCAGCCCCATATTTACCCAGGGAGCTGTCTTTACATTCGAAGTCAGGGGGAGCTAAATGTGTTTTGCCTCAACAGAATTCCTGTGACTTGCGAATGGTGTTGGAGAAAAGTGAATGTGAATTTGATTGTTTTGATTCAAACAGTTGTATCTTCAATACAGCTTGTTTTTtgtctcctcccctctccaattgtttatttctctttcccCATTTATTCCCCATctactcttcttcctctgttcttcttccctcccctcttttttgtttctctcttccctccatgCCACGTTTCATTACTCCTCTTCTCCACTTTCACTGGCCTCTCCGACCACATTTCTCATCCTATTTCTCTCTTACTTTCAGTCTGGGAGGTGGTACATTCCTGGGCCTTTGCTGTCTGCTGACGGGCTGCGAGACGTTCGAGGAGGCGTTGGAAATGGCCAGCAAGGGTGACTCTACCAACGTGGACAAACTAGTGAAAGATATCTACGGTGGAGACTACGAGCGCTTTGGCCTACAGGGCTCTGCTGTCGCATCCAGGTGAGCGTGGAGGATAAATTTCTTTCCTGTTAAATTAGTTGAACTGTATGTTAAAGTCAGGTCATTTGGCTTCTTTTTGCTGTGTCATTGTACACAGAGCAGTGCAGGATAAACCTTTCCAAACCTGGTCTAAAATTCAACTAGCTACCAAAGTAGCTGTAATGCCGTAAGCTAGTGAAGTCGGCTAAACTGCTTTTGAACCAGATGCTGGCATCCCTTCCTCCACTGCTGTCCAGTGTGGTCAGGACGTCCTCACTTGATTCAATAAAAGGAAAGCGGGGCACTATATTTTGGCTCTTACTCCTATGTACACAAAACCACTGACTCCTTTTCCCACTGAGctgcaaatgaaacaaaactgaTTCTGCTAACATGGAGtctgtaaaaaaatatttcagcttttcattCAATCCAAAATGTGACCAAACACTGCCTTTTTTGAGTATGTATGTAGTGTGTAGGTGCTATACTTTATCATACTGGACTGACCAAGAagtatgttttttatttctctgaccTGTGGAAATGTGGTGTTGTCATATGAGAGATTATGATCATTACCAGACATCAAAACGTGAGTCTTGTAATTCAGATATTTGTATCTCATGTTGTGCTTTGTTAAAAGCTGGTTAAACCTTCATTGATCTTTACTCAACAAAATATAAGGCCTGTTAAATAAGTTTGATGCAGATTATTAAAGTAATTACTCGCAGTGTATGAAATCCGCTTGGATCTTGTTGAATCAGCTTaaagtgttttatgtttttttcacattaattaGGAAATTGCTCACACAACATAATGGGGAGAACATGAATTACTCAAAATGACTTAACCGGGTTTAATTTGTGTGCGGATGTGGTGCCGTGTTACGCTCGTTGGGAATGTATTGATGCACAAATACATGCAGCTGTGCAAGAAATACATAAAAGACACAAACCAGAAAATGGTGTATGAACAATAGCTGAGTAGTGTTAGTAAGcacaatgtgcacacacatgtcaACTCACTGGCATACTCAGACCTTTACCTTCTAATCTGGGTTTAGCGTGTATACAGTAaacctgcagctctgtgtccaAAGGTTGATCCATAAAGCAgagtgaaaaacagattttatcacAGTCATCACATTATAATCACTGTTTCTTGTTATGGTGTTCCTTTCTGTCATTTattgaaacaaaacacacacacacacacatgctgacaaacAACACTGTTGCTCTGAAGGTTGTGGTGACATTTACAGAGGCTCATCTTCTGtgcctgtttgcttttttttaatttaatttgcaaAGAGTTCATGGAACTCGAATAGTACACAGGaggaaagtctgtgtgtgtgtttatgtgtgtgtgtgtgtgtgtgtgtgtgtgtgtgtgtatgttcatgtaTAAATTGtctgttttacagttttggtCACATGATGAGCAAAGACAAGCGAGACAGCATCAGCAAGGAAGACCTGGCCAGAGCCACGCTGGTCACCATCACTAATAATATAGGATCCATAGCACGGATGTGTGCTGTCAATgaggtacagacacacacactttcacagaaTCCTGGTCACTATCGTTCATTCCATGCCACCCATAGCAGGCATATATGATGTATTTAATActttcatacacaaacacatgagccATTACTacttacttacacacacacagaccagagtTTAGCTAGTCAGCATGACTAATGAAATGAATAGGCACACCTTCTGtcggtaacacacacacacgcacacacacacacacacacacacacgactagTTCAGAGCTTTTCTGACCATTCTGCATGACTAACAACATAAAGTGAACCTCATGATTatcaaaaaatgttgacaagACAAATGGAGACAAATGGACACTCACAATGTATATcctgatttttatttctgccCTTTACTATCCCTCGTTAGTCAGAAGAGCCAcagaaaacctgttttttttatgtttttggttttgggaTTGTGGGTGCTAATTGGCACCACAGTAATATCAGCGACTTTaacataaaaccaaacaatCAGAAGCAGTTTAATCTAATAGTTCCACCGTTTCTGACTGACATAAAAGAGCACATAGTAAAACGAAAAATGGAACAACAGCTAAGGCTGTATATGAATGTTTTTCAGTGGCTGCAGTTAAAACTCAAAGTTATTATTTTCTGGAGTGAGGGACCAGCCTAGACTCTTTCTGTGTGCTGTGAGCTTCTTTACAGTGTTGCCTTGTGGCATGGCGATCAAGCAGCATTGTACAGGGCTATCACTACACACAGAGGGCGCAGCGAGGACCCACACATATGTCCACCAACCATGTAGGGCTGATActgacttttctgtttttttcctgtacgGAAATTCTGATGTAAGAAAGTGTTGCCCTCGTTGGTAAAGAAACTGAGATACATTTAACCTATAAACAAGTAATTAGTTTTAAAAAGACATCGCTGAGCAGTTTTTTGTAAACTATTTTAaactaacatttattttaaactacAGTACTGGTCACAGTGGTTTATTTAATCCCCAAAGTAGAATAATCCATTGTCAAACATGCAGAGATTACTCTCTTAATACTATTGTTTTTTCACGCAGCCATGtcaaacttttaattttttcttgCTCCTTTGCAGTTTTGAAATCTTTCCAGTAAGAACACATTTAATAAGCATTTGGTTGGTATCTGGTTTGTTTGTGCAAATGATATTTGCTGATCAATAGTTAAGGCCATAGTCGGGGCAAGAGATTCACTGATAACCAGTTTGTCAACTCTGTGACACCACCGTGTGGTGTGGAAGAGGTGTTGCATTTTGCCCACAGTTTCTGatctgttttacatgaaaaatcAGTTCATGGAATTTGTCATGACCTTGAGTTTGTTTTgactttcatattttaaaatgaggaTGGGTGTTATTACATAATGAGCTTGAGTTTTTCTGACGTTTTTCACGTTTCTCTTTTTTACCAGAAAATCGAGCGTGTGGTGTTCGTGGGGAACTTTCTTCGCATCA
This region includes:
- the pank1a gene encoding pantothenate kinase 1a isoform X2: MKLISEKKPAFPWFGMDIGGTLVKLVYFEPVDITAEEEQEEVENLKSIRRYLTSNVAYGKTGVRDVHLELRNLTMCGRTGNLHFIRFPTQAMPRFIQMGHDKNFSSLHTTLCATGGGAYKFENDFRTMADLELLKLDELDCLIRGLLYVDRVGFNGHSECYYFQNPSDTQSCVKKPCTLDNPFPMLLVNIGSGVSILAVYSENNYKRVTGTSLGGGTFLGLCCLLTGCETFEEALEMASKGDSTNVDKLVKDIYGGDYERFGLQGSAVASSFGHMMSKDKRDSISKEDLARATLVTITNNIGSIARMCAVNEKIERVVFVGNFLRINTVSTKLLAYAMDFWSKGQLRALFLEHEGYFGAVGALMELLKTPEDP
- the pank1a gene encoding pantothenate kinase 1a isoform X1; translation: MDKAKSMMDKKGASGPFHVNNGQSQRGFHGHVVVAANGSCCSGSAFGSSTGPNSSSTFENMHHLHRGDDAECNGSPAKRCRLRRRTESVRRNRPPFPWFGMDIGGTLVKLVYFEPVDITAEEEQEEVENLKSIRRYLTSNVAYGKTGVRDVHLELRNLTMCGRTGNLHFIRFPTQAMPRFIQMGHDKNFSSLHTTLCATGGGAYKFENDFRTMADLELLKLDELDCLIRGLLYVDRVGFNGHSECYYFQNPSDTQSCVKKPCTLDNPFPMLLVNIGSGVSILAVYSENNYKRVTGTSLGGGTFLGLCCLLTGCETFEEALEMASKGDSTNVDKLVKDIYGGDYERFGLQGSAVASSFGHMMSKDKRDSISKEDLARATLVTITNNIGSIARMCAVNEKIERVVFVGNFLRINTVSTKLLAYAMDFWSKGQLRALFLEHEGYFGAVGALMELLKTPEDP